In a genomic window of Streptomyces roseoviridis:
- a CDS encoding DUF4190 domain-containing protein, which yields MDPFQPPQDSPAPQQPPQPPRQGGPVPGPYASPGPYTSPPPGPYGPYGPGGPGGAPGVPGPYGVPRQSTNGLAVASLVSGIVCCLPPLGLVFGLIALPQIRKKQQKGKGMAITGIVLSSLACLMMALGFTSGSFADAWREFDKGMDEAAADQSPFSLRKGDCFRVDGKLETYATDVKTVPCTTPHEGEVSGGFKITGFTRWPGEDAIDRIAEDRCQKVNSAYALDTWAVPEDALTYYYLPSKESWRLGDRAVTCTLATEGAPFTRSLRSDESTLDADQVHFLKQMNPIDDALFEEPDKDADADLAGNKAWARKVHRAVTTAGDGLRGHTWPDGSAKPVGELAEKLETAARKWRALATAKDADAFWEVYEAAYDALTTDAEKQSRSALGLTDTLEEGSDGGGATGGGGTGGSGGSGESEGGGEGGGRKV from the coding sequence GTGGACCCGTTCCAGCCGCCTCAGGATTCCCCGGCCCCGCAGCAGCCCCCGCAGCCGCCGCGGCAGGGCGGGCCCGTGCCCGGCCCGTACGCGTCCCCCGGCCCGTACACCTCGCCGCCTCCCGGCCCGTACGGGCCCTACGGCCCGGGGGGACCCGGCGGCGCGCCCGGCGTGCCGGGCCCGTACGGGGTGCCGCGGCAGAGCACCAACGGCCTGGCCGTCGCGTCCCTGGTCTCCGGCATCGTCTGCTGCCTGCCGCCCCTCGGCCTCGTCTTCGGCCTGATAGCCCTGCCCCAGATCAGGAAGAAGCAGCAGAAGGGCAAGGGCATGGCCATCACCGGCATCGTGCTCTCGTCCCTCGCCTGCCTGATGATGGCCCTGGGCTTCACGAGCGGCAGCTTCGCCGACGCGTGGCGCGAGTTCGACAAGGGCATGGACGAGGCCGCCGCGGACCAGTCGCCGTTCTCGCTGCGCAAGGGCGACTGCTTCCGCGTGGACGGCAAGCTGGAGACGTACGCCACGGATGTGAAGACGGTGCCGTGCACCACGCCCCACGAGGGCGAGGTCAGCGGGGGATTCAAGATCACCGGCTTCACCAGGTGGCCGGGCGAGGACGCCATCGACCGCATCGCCGAGGACCGCTGCCAGAAGGTCAACAGCGCCTACGCGCTCGACACCTGGGCCGTCCCGGAGGACGCGCTGACCTACTACTACCTGCCCAGCAAGGAGAGCTGGCGGCTCGGCGACCGGGCCGTGACCTGCACGCTGGCCACCGAGGGAGCACCCTTCACCCGGTCCCTGCGCAGCGACGAGAGCACCCTCGACGCCGACCAGGTGCACTTCCTGAAGCAGATGAACCCGATCGACGACGCCCTCTTCGAGGAGCCCGACAAGGACGCGGACGCGGACCTGGCGGGCAACAAGGCATGGGCCCGGAAGGTGCACCGGGCCGTCACCACGGCGGGCGACGGCCTGCGCGGGCACACCTGGCCCGACGGCTCCGCGAAGCCGGTCGGCGAGCTGGCGGAGAAGCTGGAGACGGCCGCGCGGAAGTGGCGGGCGCTCGCGACGGCGAAGGACGCGGACGCGTTCTGGGAGGTCTACGAGGCCGCCTACGACGCGCTCACCACGGACGCCGAGAAGCAGTCGCGCTCGGCGCTCGGGCTGACCGACACCCTGGAGGAGGGGAGTGACGGCGGCGGTGCCACCGGCGGCGGTGGGACGGGCGGGAGTGGCGGCAGCGGCGAGAGCGAGGGGGGCGGCGAGGGCG